GAACGGCATCGCAGCCGAACTGGCCGCCACCCTGGCCGACGGGAGACCGTGTGCCGTCTGCGGCGCCACCGAGCACCCCGCGCCCGCCCGCAAGGTCGCGGGACACGTCGACCGCGAGGCCGAGGAGCGGGCCCTGACCGCCTCCCGGCGCGCCGAGGAACGGCACGCCCAGGACGAACGCGATCTCGGTCCCGTCCGCGAGGCGCTCGCGGCCGCCGCCGCCGAGGCGGGCGACACCGCGACGGACCGGCTCGCCGCCGAGGCGCAGGAGGCCGAGGACGCCTACGCGCGGGCCCGCGGGGACGCCTCCGCGCTGCACTCCGCGCGCGAGGAGCTGCGCCAGGCCGAGCTGGAGCACGAGCGTCGCACCGCCGCGCAGCGCGAGGCCGCGGTGAGAGCCGCCTCCCGGGTGGGCCACCGCGACCGCCTGGAACGTGAACGGGCCGTCCTGGAAGAGGAGTTGGCGCAGGTCCGAGGAGCCGCGGCAAGTGTCGCGGCGCGGGCCGCCGAACTGGAGGAGCTGGCCGCACGCCTCACCGACGCGGCCGACAGCGCTCGCGTCGCCGAGGAGAGCGCCGCCCGCCTCAAGGCGGCCGACGGGCGCCTCGACGAAGCCGCGTTCCGGGCCGGTTTCGACACCCCGCGGGCCGCCGCCGACGCCCTCCTCGACGCCGCCGCCCACCGTGAGCTGCAACGGCGACTGGACGCCCGGCAGTCCGAGGAGGCCGCCGTACGGGGCGTCCTCCTCGCCGAACCCGAGACCGTGGCCGCCGGCCGGCAGCCGCCCGTCGACCTCGCGGCCGCGGAACGGTCGGCGGCCGCCGCGGCGGAGCGGCTGCGCACGGCTGCCTCCGTCCAGGACGCGGCCGCCCGTCGCTGCGCGGAGCTCGACCAGCTCTCCGCGCGCGCGAGCGACGGCGTACGGCGTCTCGGGCCGCTGCGCGAGGAGTACGACCGGGTGGCCCGACTGGCCGGTCTCGCCGCCGGCACCTCGGCGGACAACGAGCGCAAGATGCGCCTGGAGGCGTACGTCCTGGCCGCCCGCCTGGAACAGGTGGCCGCCGCCGCGACCGTCCGGCTCCAGCGCATGTCCTCGGGGCGCTACACCCTCGTCCACTCCGACGACCGGGCCGGACGCGGCCGCAGCGGGCTGGGCCTGCACGTCGTCGACGCCTGGACCGGGCGGGAGCGGGACACGGCCACCCTGTCCGGCGGCGAGACGTTCTTCGCCTCGCTCGCCCTCGCCCTGGGTCTCGCCGACGTCGTGACCGACGAGGCGGGCGGGGTCCGCCTCGACACCCTCTTCATCGACGAGGGGTTCGGCAGCCTCGACGACCAGACGCTCGACGAGGTACTCGACGTCCTCGACTCGCTGCGCGAACGCGACCGCAGCGTCGGCATCGTCAGCCACGTCGCCGACCTGCGCCGTCGCATCCACGCGCAGCTGGAGGTCGTCAAGGGCAGATCGGGGTCCGTCGTGCGGCAGCGGGGCTACCGGCCGAGCGGGCGCCGGGGGAGCGGCGAGGAGTAGACGACGCTGGTCGTCACCGACCCCAGCGCGCCGATCTTGCCCGACACCTCCTCCAGGTGCCGCATCGACCGGGCGGTCACCTTGATCACGAAGCAGTCGTCGCCCGTCACATGGTGCGCCTCGAGGATCTCGGGCGTGACGGCCACCAGGTCGTGGAACGGCTTGTAGTTGCCGTTGGGGTAGCGCAGCCGCACGAAGGCCAGGATCGGCAGCCCCAGCCGCTCGGGGTCCACCACGGCCGCGTACCCCTGGATGACGCCCGCCTCCTCCAGCCGTCGCACCCGCTCGGTGACGGCACTGGGCGACATCGCCACGGCGCGCGCCAGGTCGGCGAAACTGGCCCGGCCCTCGCGCTGGAGGACCTCGAGAATGCGCCAGTCGGTGGCGTCCGGGGAATACGCGGTCATGGAGGACAGATAGCAGGGGAATCCACGGCGAGGCAAGGCAAGGGCCGGGGAACGGCCCTTCAGGAAGGCGGTCGCCGGTCGTAGATTTCTGGGTGTCGGCAGCGGCCGCCGACCGTAACCCGCCACGGAAAGGCCCCGCGATGACCCCCGCGACCACCAGGATCCCCGAGAGCACCTCGAGCCCCCAGAGCACCTCGAGCCCCGCGACCGCCGTCAACCCCGTCCTGCGCGTCGCCCCCGCCGCCCCGGCCGAGGCCGCCGCCCACTTCCGGGCGAGTCTCGCCCTGTACGCCGACGTCTCCGACGTGGCCGCGGCCCTCGCCGCCGGCGGCGACCCCGGCTTCGTCGTCCTGGACTCCCGGTCCACGGATTCCTGGGACCAGGGCCACGTCCCGGGCGCCGTCCACCTGCCCACCGCACTCATCCCCACGCAGGCAGCACAGCTCCTCGACCCGGACGTGCCGGTCGTCACCTACTGCTGGGGTCCCGGCTGCAACGGAGCCACCCGCGCGGCCCTCGCGCTCGCCGAACTCGGCTACCGGGTCAAGGAGATGCTCGGCGGCTTCGAGTACTGGGTGCGCGAGGGCTTCGGCTACGACACCTGGCAGGGCCACGAGCGGCGCGACGCCGATCCGCTCACGGCGCCCGTCGACGCGGAGAACTGCGGCTGCTGACAGCCCGGGACACGGGGCCGCCGGCCGTGCATGCGCGCCGTACCCGTACGCACCGGGCGGGGCGCTCGGGCGCCAGGTGCGTACCGGCAGGGCCGGGGCGGCGACTACGTCCGACGCCCCGGCCCCGAAACCGCGCCTCAGAGCCGGGCCAGCTCGTCCACCAGGTCGTCCAGCCCCAGCGAGCCCTGCGAAAGGGCCGCCATGTGCCAGGACTTGAGGTCGAAGGCGTCTCCGTGACGCTCGCGGGCCTTCTCCCGGCCGAGCAGCCAGGCACGCTCGCCGAGCTTGTAGCCGATCGCCTGGCCGGGCATCGTCAGATAGCGGGTCAGCTCGCTCTCCACGAAGTCCGCGGGGCGGCTGCTGTGCCCCCCGAAGAACTCCTGGGCCAGCTCCGGCGTCCAGCGCTCACCCGGGTGGAAGGGGGAGTCCGCCGGGATCTCCAGCTCCAGGTGCATGCCGATGTCGACGATGACCCGGACCGCCCGCATCATCTGCGCGTCCAGATAGCCGAGCCGCTGCTCCGCGTCCGTGAGGAAGCCGAGTTCGTCCATCAGCCGTTCCGCGTACAGCGCCCAGCCCTCGCAGTTGGCGCTGACGAATCCCACGGAGGCCTGGTAGCGCGACAGGTTCTCGGCGACGTGCGCCCACTGCGCCAGCTGGAGGTGATGACCGGGGACGCCCTCGTGGTACCAGGTGGAGACGAGGTCGTAGACGGGGAAGCGGGTCTGCCCCATCGTCGGCAGCCAGGTGCGGCCCGGCCGCGAGAAGTCCTCCGTCGGCGGCGTGTAGTACGGGGCGGCGGCGCCGCCGGGCGGGGCGATGTGCGACTCCACCCTCCGCACCCGCTCGGCGAGTTCGAAGTGCGTGCCGTCGAGCTGCTCGATCGCCTGGTCCATCAGGCCCTGAAGCCAGTCGCGGACCTCGTCGACGCCGTCGATGTGCGTCCCGTGCGCGTCGAGGTGGGCCAGCGCCACCCACGGCGTCTCCGCGCCCGGCAGGACCTTCTCGGCCTCCTGCTTCATCTCGCCGAGCAGCCGGTGGTACTCCGCCCAGCCGTACGCGTACGCCTCGTCGAGGTCCAGGTCGGTGCCGTTGAAGTAGCGGGAGCAGCGGGCGTACCGCTCCCGGCCGATGGTGTTCGGCGCGCCCTCGATCGTCGGCGCGTACACCTCGCGCATCCAGTCCCGCAGCTGCACGACGGCCGCTGTCGCTCCACGGGCGGCCTCGTCCAGCTCCGCGCGCAGCGCCTCCGGCCCGCCGGCCGCGAAGTCCTCGAACCAGCCGCGCCCCTCGCCGTTCGTGTCCGACCACTCGGTGAGCTGTCCGACGAAGGTGGCGGTCGGCCGGGGAGCCGCGTACAGCTTGCGCTCCAGACCGAGCGCCAGTGACTCCCGGTAGCCGGCGAGGGCGGCCGGCACCGCGCGCAGCCGCTCGGCGATCGCCGCCCAGTCCGCGTCGGTCTCGGCGGGGGTCACGGTGAACACCTCGCGCACATGATGCGGAGGGGTGGCCATGTTGCCCACGGCGCGCAGGCCCTCGTCGGCGTCGTGCACGGCGAGTTCCGCGGTCAGGCGCTCGCGCAGCAGGCGAGCGCACCGGCGCTCGATGTCACTTTCCGCGCCGGGCCTGCGTTCCGCCGCGTCCAGCTCGGCCAGGGTGTCCCGCGCGAGCTGCGCGAGCGCGTCCTGGCCGGCGGGCGAGTAGTCGGGCAGACGGCTCGAACTCTCCTGCACGCCGAGGTAGGTACCGGTCACCGGGTCGAGGGCGATGAAGTCGTCGACATACGCGTCGGCGACCTCACGGGGAAGCGGGCTGTTGGTCTGTGACATGCGCTCCATCCTCGTACGGGGCGGTGGCGCACGTCACGTCGTTTGTCCCGAAGTCGTCGGCGGCAGCAGGGGCCCGCACTCCCACTGCTGGAATATCAGCCGGGTCTCGACCCGGGCCACCTCCCGCCGTGCCGTGAACTCGTCGAGCACCAGCCGCTGGAGATCCGCCATGTCCGCGACGGCGACATGGACCAGATAGTCGTCGGGCCCGGTGAGGTGGAAGACCGAGAGCGCCTCCGGCATCGCCCGGATCCGCTCCACGAACGGTCCCACCAACTCCCGCCGATGCGGTCTGACCTGCACCGACAACAGCGCCTGAAGACCACGCCCCAGTTTGGCCGGATCGAGTCGCAGCTGATGTCCGAGGATCACGCCCGAGCGCCGCAACCGTGTCACCCGGTCCAGGCAGGTCGAGGGGGCGACACCGACCTGTGCCGCGAGATCCCGGTAGGTGGTCCGGGCGTCGTTCTGCAGCAGCCGCAGCAGCTGGAGATCGACCGTGTCCAGTACGACGGATTCGGCCATCGGCCGAACGTAGCACGGTATTCGAACACAGCGACCCGTCCGTTGTTCACCCTGCGGTCCATGGACTCAGCCCCATCGAGCACGCACGCGTACGACGACGTACGCCGACCCGCGTCGAGAGCGCCCCGCGCACTGGCCACCGAGGCCGTGCACGCGGGACGGGACGATCTGGCCCGGCAGGGCCTGCACGCCCCGCCGATCGACCTGTCCACCACCTATCCCTCCTTCGACAGCCGGGCCGAGGCGGCGCGCATCGACGCGTTCGCCGCCACGGGCGCGGAGCCGGAGGGACCGCCCGTGTACGGCCGGCTGGGCAATCCGACCGTCGCCCGCTTCGAGACCGCCCTCGCCCGCCTCGAAGGCGCCGAGAGCGCGGTCGCGTTCGCCAGCGGGATGGCGGCGCTGAGCGCGGTGCTGCTCGCGCGCGCTTCGACGGGACTGCGGCACGTGGTCGCCGTCCGTCCCCTCTACGGGTGCAGCGACCACCTCCTGACCGCCGGGCTGCTCGGCTCCGAGGTCACCTGGACCGACCCCGCCGGGATCGCGGACGCGCTGCGCCCGGACACGGGTCTGGTCATGGTCGAGTCGCCGGCCAACCCGACGCTCGCCGAGGTCGACCTGCGGGCTGTCGCCCACGCCTGCGGCTCGGTCCCGCTGCTCGCCGACAACACCTTCGCGACGCCCGTGCTCCAGCGGCCCGTGGAGGAGGGCGCACGGCTCGTCCTGCACAGCGCCACCAAGTACCTGGGCGGGCACGGGGATGTGCTGGGGGGTGTGGTCGCCTGCGACGAGGAGTTCGCCGGGACGCTTCGGCAGATACGTTTCGCCACCGGTGGCGTGCTGCATCCGCTGGCCGGCTATCTGCTGCTGCGGGGACTGTCGACCCTGCCGGTGCGGGTGCGGGCCGCCTCCGCGACCGCCGCGGAGCTGGCCCGGCGGCTGGCCGCCGACCCGCGTGTCGCCCGTGTCCACTATCCGCGGATCGGCGGCGCGATGATCGCCTTCGAGGTGTACGGCGACCCGCACGAGGTGATCGCCTCGGTCGGCCTGATCACCCCTGCCGTCAGCCTCGGCAGCGTCGACACCCTCATCCAGCACCCGGCGTCCATCAGCCATCGCATCGTGGACGCGCACGAACGCCGGGGCGTGGGCGTGAGCGATCGTCTGTTGCGGCTCTCGGTCGGCCTGGAGGACGTCGAGGACCTGTGGGACGACCTGCGAGGAGCGCTCGGCGCGCGCCCCACGACCGCCGCGTCCGAGCGTCCGGCCGCCGCTGTCCGACCGGCGACGGCGGACCGTGTGGGCGAACCGCGTACGGCGGACCGCCTGCGCTGGTGAACCGTGTGCGGTGAGCTGCGCAGGGCGAACGGAGACGGCGAACCGTAAGTGCGTGGCCCGGCGGAGTGGCTCCGCCGGGCCCGCACGTTCGAGGCTCGCGGTTCGCGGCTCGGAGTCCGGAGTCCGGAGTCCGGAGGCCCGGAGGCCCGGAGGCCCGGAGTTGGGTGTCCCACGGTCCGGAGACCTTGGGGGCGCAGGTCCTGAAGTGCAAGGTCTGGTGGTCCATGGTCCGGAGACTTTGAGGTCGCAGGTCCTGAAGTGCAAGGTCCGGTGTCCGCACGGCCCGGAGACCTTGGGGGCGCAGGTCCTGAAGTGCAAGGTCCAATGTCCCCCGGTCCGGAGACCTTGAGGCCGCAGGTCCTGAAGCACATGGCCCGGTGGCCCACAGCCCGGAGACTCCGAGGCTCGGGACCCCGAGGCCCCGAGGCCCCGAGGCCCCAGGCCCGGAGGTCGGAGGGCCGGGGTCCGAGGCTCCGGGTCCGTGGTCCTGTGTCTCAGTCGCGGGTGACGCGCTCGTCGTAGCGCTCGGACGTCATCCGGGACCCGGCCGCGGCGACGCCCTCCAGGCGGGCGGTGATGACCAGGGTTCCCTCCTCGATCTGGTAGTCGAGCGGCAGGTCGAGGCCGCGCATCGCGGCGACCATGCCGGTGTTGGAGGCCTGCGTGACGGCGTAGACGCTCTCGCAGCGCGCCTCGAGGGCCATCGCCACCAGCCGGCCGAGCAGTTCGGCGCCGATGCCGCGCCGCTGCCACTGGTCCTCGATCAGCAGTGCGACCTCCGTCTCGTCGCCGTCCCACAGCAGATGGCCGAGGCCGACGATGCGTCCGGACGGCGTCTGCACGGCGAGGGTGCGTCCGAAGCGGGGGCTGAGCAGGTGCCTCAGATAGCGGTCCGCGTCGCCGACGGGCCCGTGGTAGCGCATCCCGAGCGTGCGTGCGGAGCACCGCTCGTGCATGGCCTTCGCCGCCGCCAGGTCACCGGTGTCGGCCCGGCGCACGGTGATGGCGTTGCCCTCGGGCAGCGTCAGCACGTCCTGGCCGGGCGGGATCCTCGGGCCGAGCCGGGCGTCCAGCTCCACCAGCGCACGCGCGCGTGCGAACTCGGTCGGGGTGAACGGCAGGTACGGCCGCTCCACCGTGATCACTCCGCCTTCCGGCGCCCGCAGGCGCATCACGGTGTCCTCAAGTACGCCCTCCATGGGCACGCTCTCCGGACTCCTGCCACCGCTCCATGAGGCGGCGGGCAGGGAACGGATCGTGCAGCGGCCCAGTAGCTGGCGCAGGGCCAGGGGGAGTTCGGCGGCGTCGAGGGCGGTACGGGTGGCCAGGCCGAGGACCCGGGTCGGCGCGTCCACCAGGTCGTGGGCGTCGGCCCGCTCGATCCAGGTGCGGCTGCCGCCCGCCAGGGCCACGGCGCGGGTGATCCCGGCCGCCGGCAGGGCGCCCGGTGCGCGCAGCAGGAACTCGTCCACGGTGTCCTCGCCCAGCGGGTGGGTCTGGAGGCTCAGGATGTCCACCCGCCGGCCGGCCAGCGCGGCGCAGAGCGCGGCCAGTGACCCCGGGGCGTCCTTGACCGTCGTCCGCATCCGCCACAGGGCGCTCTCCGCGGCGACCGCGGAGGGGAGTTCGGACGGCCCGGCCTGCGACTCGTCGGAGTGCGGCCGGGCGTCGGTATCGCTCGTGGGAGGCGCGTGGCCGTGGCGCCGTGCCCACCACGTGTGGAAGCCGGCCGTGGCGACGAGCAGGGCGGCGGAGGCGGACAGCAGTACCAGGCCGTCGGGGCCGTGCCCCACCAGGTTCGCCACACCGTCGGCCACCGCGACGGCCGTGAACAGTGCGGCGAGTTCCACCACGTCCCGCCGCCAGTGGTGCACCGGGCGTCCGCGCTTCGCGCGCGTCACATCAGGAATGTCTCGAGTCATGCAGCCACTGTGGAGGAACGGTGTTGCGTGATCACGAACGGTGTGTGACTGATGGGTAAAGGTTCTTAATGCCCGTTTTGTTGAGCCTTTTACGACCTACGCCCACGCCGCGCACCGGGGGATGACGCCGGTGCGCGGCACAGGACCGAGGGTACGGGACGGAGGGTACGCAACCGAGGTATGGGACGAGGTACGGGAGACCGGACTACTGCCCGACGCGCCCGGGCTGGAGCACCTTCGTGAACAGCACGGTCCCGTCCTGCTCGCGCAGACGCACGGTCAGCTCCCCGCTGCCGCCGTCGATGTCGACCTCGCCGAAGAACTGGTAGCCGCCCGCGGGCGAGACATTGGCGGCGGTCGGAGCCTTCACGAACACGCGCTCCGGACCGAACGTGGCGTCCAGCGCGCTGGCGGGGAAGGCGCCCGCGTTGAGCGGACCGGAGACGAACTCCCAGAACGGCTCGAAGTCGGTGAACGCGGCCCGCGACGGCTGGTAGTGCTGCGCCGAGGTGTGGTGGACGTCGGCCGTCAGCCACACCGTGCCGGTGATCCGCCGATGCTTGATGTACCGCAGGAGTTCGGCGATCTGGAGCTCACGGCCCAGTGGCGCCCCGGGGTCGCCCTGCGCGACGGCCTCGATGTTCGCCCTGCCCTCCGTGGCGTCCGGCACGACCAGCCCGAGGGGCATGTCCGCGGCGATCACCTTCCACACCGCGCGTGACCGGGACAGCTCCCGCTCGAGCCACTTCAACTGCTCGGCGCCCAGGATGCCCTGCGGGTCCACGCTCTGGTCGTCGGGCGAGTTGGCGTTGCGGTACGTCCGCATGTCCAGCACGAACACGTCCAGCAGCGGCCCGTGGCGCACGACCCGGTGGACGCGGCCCTGTTCGGCGCCCGGGCGCAGGCCGGAGATCGGGAAGTACTCGCTGAACGCCCGCCGGGCGCGCGCCGCGAGGACGTCGACGCTCTTCTCGGCGTACCGCGTGTCGGAGCCGGCGATCACCTCGCCGGGGTACCAGTTGTTGCGGACCTCGTGATCGTCCCACTGGATGACGGACGGCACCTGGGCGTTGAAGCGGCGCAGGTTGTCGTCGAGCAGGTTGTAGCGGAAGTTGCCCCGGAACTCGGCGAGGGTCTCGGCGACCTTGGCCTTCTCCTCGGTGGTGATGTTGCGCCACAGGGAGCCGTCGGGCAGGGCCTGCGTGGACGCGATCGGCCCGTCGGCGTAGATGTTGTCGCCGCTGCACAGGAAGAAGTCGGGATCGAGCTTCGCCATCGCGTCGTAGATGCGGTATCCGCCCAGCTCGGGGTTGATGCCCCAGCCCTGGCCCGCGAGGTCCCCCGACCACAGGAAGCGCACCCCGTGCCGGCGCCCGAGCGGGGCGGTCCGGAAGGTGCCGGTCACCGGCTCGCCGGTACGGCGCGGGTCGTCCGGGTCGGCGAGCAGCACGCGGTAGTGGATCTGCTCGCCGGCCGGCAGA
This Streptomyces sp. NBC_00377 DNA region includes the following protein-coding sequences:
- a CDS encoding SMC family ATPase translates to MRLHRLDLTAFGPFGGSQRVDFDELSAAGIFLLHGPTGAGKTSVLDAVCYALYGSVPGARQSGQGLTLRSDHAAPGTRTEVTLELTVAGRRLEVTRQPPWERAKRRGTGTTVEKAQSLLREHDPVAGAWKDLSRSHQEIGEEISQLLGMSREQFCQVVLLPQGDFARFLRADAEARGRLLGRLFDTRRFAEVEKRLTERRRATEARVREGDSALLADAHRMQQVAGDAMALPECTPGEPGLAEAVLSAAAVARSTARELLTSAHCGRLAAESAQADAERTLEDARERARLQRRFAEAQERAAALEERAGAHREAQARMERARKAEAVAPALELRDAADAEHTEASARAARARARLPERFADAGAAGLAAAARRAAEDLGGLESARRGERRLTDLVAERDDLDRRERDDEDVLTETEAWLAGWDTVRAGLQARVESAQEAATRAEQFDGRREPAQRRLKAARRRDELTRDLEAGRRRALASGEQAQTARAHWLDLKEQRLNGIAAELAATLADGRPCAVCGATEHPAPARKVAGHVDREAEERALTASRRAEERHAQDERDLGPVREALAAAAAEAGDTATDRLAAEAQEAEDAYARARGDASALHSAREELRQAELEHERRTAAQREAAVRAASRVGHRDRLERERAVLEEELAQVRGAAASVAARAAELEELAARLTDAADSARVAEESAARLKAADGRLDEAAFRAGFDTPRAAADALLDAAAHRELQRRLDARQSEEAAVRGVLLAEPETVAAGRQPPVDLAAAERSAAAAAERLRTAASVQDAAARRCAELDQLSARASDGVRRLGPLREEYDRVARLAGLAAGTSADNERKMRLEAYVLAARLEQVAAAATVRLQRMSSGRYTLVHSDDRAGRGRSGLGLHVVDAWTGRERDTATLSGGETFFASLALALGLADVVTDEAGGVRLDTLFIDEGFGSLDDQTLDEVLDVLDSLRERDRSVGIVSHVADLRRRIHAQLEVVKGRSGSVVRQRGYRPSGRRGSGEE
- a CDS encoding Lrp/AsnC family transcriptional regulator; the encoded protein is MTAYSPDATDWRILEVLQREGRASFADLARAVAMSPSAVTERVRRLEEAGVIQGYAAVVDPERLGLPILAFVRLRYPNGNYKPFHDLVAVTPEILEAHHVTGDDCFVIKVTARSMRHLEEVSGKIGALGSVTTSVVYSSPLPRRPLGR
- a CDS encoding rhodanese-like domain-containing protein, which translates into the protein MTPATTRIPESTSSPQSTSSPATAVNPVLRVAPAAPAEAAAHFRASLALYADVSDVAAALAAGGDPGFVVLDSRSTDSWDQGHVPGAVHLPTALIPTQAAQLLDPDVPVVTYCWGPGCNGATRAALALAELGYRVKEMLGGFEYWVREGFGYDTWQGHERRDADPLTAPVDAENCGC
- a CDS encoding DUF885 domain-containing protein, which produces MSQTNSPLPREVADAYVDDFIALDPVTGTYLGVQESSSRLPDYSPAGQDALAQLARDTLAELDAAERRPGAESDIERRCARLLRERLTAELAVHDADEGLRAVGNMATPPHHVREVFTVTPAETDADWAAIAERLRAVPAALAGYRESLALGLERKLYAAPRPTATFVGQLTEWSDTNGEGRGWFEDFAAGGPEALRAELDEAARGATAAVVQLRDWMREVYAPTIEGAPNTIGRERYARCSRYFNGTDLDLDEAYAYGWAEYHRLLGEMKQEAEKVLPGAETPWVALAHLDAHGTHIDGVDEVRDWLQGLMDQAIEQLDGTHFELAERVRRVESHIAPPGGAAAPYYTPPTEDFSRPGRTWLPTMGQTRFPVYDLVSTWYHEGVPGHHLQLAQWAHVAENLSRYQASVGFVSANCEGWALYAERLMDELGFLTDAEQRLGYLDAQMMRAVRVIVDIGMHLELEIPADSPFHPGERWTPELAQEFFGGHSSRPADFVESELTRYLTMPGQAIGYKLGERAWLLGREKARERHGDAFDLKSWHMAALSQGSLGLDDLVDELARL
- a CDS encoding Lrp/AsnC family transcriptional regulator, with translation MAESVVLDTVDLQLLRLLQNDARTTYRDLAAQVGVAPSTCLDRVTRLRRSGVILGHQLRLDPAKLGRGLQALLSVQVRPHRRELVGPFVERIRAMPEALSVFHLTGPDDYLVHVAVADMADLQRLVLDEFTARREVARVETRLIFQQWECGPLLPPTTSGQTT
- a CDS encoding trans-sulfuration enzyme family protein encodes the protein MDSAPSSTHAYDDVRRPASRAPRALATEAVHAGRDDLARQGLHAPPIDLSTTYPSFDSRAEAARIDAFAATGAEPEGPPVYGRLGNPTVARFETALARLEGAESAVAFASGMAALSAVLLARASTGLRHVVAVRPLYGCSDHLLTAGLLGSEVTWTDPAGIADALRPDTGLVMVESPANPTLAEVDLRAVAHACGSVPLLADNTFATPVLQRPVEEGARLVLHSATKYLGGHGDVLGGVVACDEEFAGTLRQIRFATGGVLHPLAGYLLLRGLSTLPVRVRAASATAAELARRLAADPRVARVHYPRIGGAMIAFEVYGDPHEVIASVGLITPAVSLGSVDTLIQHPASISHRIVDAHERRGVGVSDRLLRLSVGLEDVEDLWDDLRGALGARPTTAASERPAAAVRPATADRVGEPRTADRLRW
- a CDS encoding GNAT family N-acetyltransferase, encoding MTRDIPDVTRAKRGRPVHHWRRDVVELAALFTAVAVADGVANLVGHGPDGLVLLSASAALLVATAGFHTWWARRHGHAPPTSDTDARPHSDESQAGPSELPSAVAAESALWRMRTTVKDAPGSLAALCAALAGRRVDILSLQTHPLGEDTVDEFLLRAPGALPAAGITRAVALAGGSRTWIERADAHDLVDAPTRVLGLATRTALDAAELPLALRQLLGRCTIRSLPAASWSGGRSPESVPMEGVLEDTVMRLRAPEGGVITVERPYLPFTPTEFARARALVELDARLGPRIPPGQDVLTLPEGNAITVRRADTGDLAAAKAMHERCSARTLGMRYHGPVGDADRYLRHLLSPRFGRTLAVQTPSGRIVGLGHLLWDGDETEVALLIEDQWQRRGIGAELLGRLVAMALEARCESVYAVTQASNTGMVAAMRGLDLPLDYQIEEGTLVITARLEGVAAAGSRMTSERYDERVTRD
- a CDS encoding alkaline phosphatase D family protein, whose amino-acid sequence is MSPTPFPGRRSVLRGSLAASAALTLPTTLGAAPAFARSGRPGAGWGVQTGDVTADSGLVWVRSDRPARMIVETSATESFRGARRWHGPLLGPGTDFTGTTRLHGLPAGEQIHYRVLLADPDDPRRTGEPVTGTFRTAPLGRRHGVRFLWSGDLAGQGWGINPELGGYRIYDAMAKLDPDFFLCSGDNIYADGPIASTQALPDGSLWRNITTEEKAKVAETLAEFRGNFRYNLLDDNLRRFNAQVPSVIQWDDHEVRNNWYPGEVIAGSDTRYAEKSVDVLAARARRAFSEYFPISGLRPGAEQGRVHRVVRHGPLLDVFVLDMRTYRNANSPDDQSVDPQGILGAEQLKWLERELSRSRAVWKVIAADMPLGLVVPDATEGRANIEAVAQGDPGAPLGRELQIAELLRYIKHRRITGTVWLTADVHHTSAQHYQPSRAAFTDFEPFWEFVSGPLNAGAFPASALDATFGPERVFVKAPTAANVSPAGGYQFFGEVDIDGGSGELTVRLREQDGTVLFTKVLQPGRVGQ